Proteins encoded in a region of the Mucispirillum schaedleri ASF457 genome:
- a CDS encoding tetratricopeptide repeat protein, giving the protein MSLITDTLNKMKKEQGSEENDEKMMAPPALRNAVINTKKYQEFVKNAEIKDINGNKAPLKGFVTVSVVLFAVIVAALIYFLNKEDNTLIKHAGIVSNNQQSAQAVNSSNNVKSLGKPYNPDLQNNQQKQTAVSADINKKPAPDQNMQGNNNTDTQPFNDMQGRQTQAQMVSMPDSHQESNVKKENTKTQVKQDPVNIIPANQLFIVTPQSAPVNNEITEKPAQSNLSPAVNTKQNNKPAAEKQNISSNDKAENGSKVNFAEISQENIKKANEYTQKQVDEEKARAEKNAQAIQENYAVNNQNSSLNKSSIKDYADKIEIAEVKAIKTKDPSGTVSASTISLYNQYVTTGNKAKNEGQYERAIEYYTNALALNKNDVLSANIANMYLELKNPNMAFQVVVRNGMTDAKLISSLAVRMVNSKYFLESSKLLQYANTLEKSSYILFANGYYSQSQGQYDAAVQFYKDAMAVNPADVSSAYYAALCFEEQGKNSDAVEMYKYIINNSSSPENMKKQASSKVKKLGS; this is encoded by the coding sequence ATGAGTCTTATTACAGATACTCTTAATAAAATGAAAAAAGAGCAGGGCAGTGAAGAAAATGATGAAAAAATGATGGCACCTCCTGCTTTGCGTAATGCTGTTATTAATACTAAAAAATATCAGGAATTTGTCAAAAATGCAGAAATTAAAGATATTAATGGCAACAAAGCTCCATTAAAAGGTTTTGTTACTGTAAGTGTTGTTTTATTTGCAGTTATTGTGGCAGCTTTGATTTATTTTCTTAATAAAGAAGATAATACACTTATTAAACATGCAGGTATTGTTTCAAATAATCAGCAGTCTGCACAGGCAGTAAATAGTAGTAATAATGTAAAATCTCTTGGTAAGCCATATAATCCTGATCTCCAAAATAATCAGCAAAAGCAGACAGCAGTATCAGCTGATATAAATAAGAAACCTGCTCCTGATCAAAATATGCAGGGTAATAATAATACAGATACTCAGCCTTTTAATGATATGCAGGGCAGGCAGACTCAAGCTCAAATGGTATCTATGCCTGACAGCCATCAAGAGAGTAATGTAAAAAAAGAAAACACTAAAACACAGGTAAAACAGGATCCTGTTAATATTATTCCTGCAAATCAGCTTTTTATTGTTACACCACAGTCTGCACCAGTAAATAATGAGATTACTGAAAAGCCTGCACAAAGTAATTTATCACCTGCTGTTAATACTAAACAAAATAATAAACCTGCAGCAGAAAAACAAAATATTTCATCTAATGATAAAGCTGAAAATGGAAGTAAAGTAAATTTTGCAGAAATCAGTCAGGAAAATATTAAAAAAGCTAATGAATACACCCAAAAACAGGTAGATGAAGAAAAAGCACGAGCTGAAAAAAATGCTCAGGCAATTCAAGAAAATTATGCAGTTAATAATCAAAATTCATCGCTTAATAAAAGCAGTATAAAAGATTATGCAGATAAAATAGAAATAGCAGAAGTGAAAGCTATTAAAACAAAAGACCCGTCAGGCACAGTTTCAGCAAGCACAATTTCATTATATAACCAGTATGTAACAACAGGTAATAAAGCTAAAAATGAAGGTCAGTATGAAAGAGCTATAGAATATTATACAAATGCTCTTGCTTTGAATAAAAATGATGTATTATCAGCAAATATTGCAAATATGTATTTAGAGTTAAAAAATCCTAATATGGCATTTCAAGTGGTAGTGAGAAACGGAATGACAGATGCTAAATTAATCAGCTCACTGGCTGTCCGTATGGTTAATTCTAAATATTTTCTTGAAAGCAGTAAATTATTGCAGTATGCAAACACATTAGAAAAATCATCATATATTTTATTTGCCAATGGTTACTATTCACAATCACAGGGTCAGTATGATGCTGCTGTCCAATTTTATAAAGATGCAATGGCTGTAAATCCTGCTGATGTAAGTTCAGCTTATTATGCTGCTCTTTGTTTTGAAGAGCAGGGTAAAAACAGTGATGCTGTGGAAATGTATAAATATATTATCAATAACAGCTCATCACCTGAAAATATGAAAAAACAGGCATCATCAAAAGTAAAAAAACTTGGCAGTTAA
- a CDS encoding DUF1385 domain-containing protein yields the protein MSEKKKNIGGQAVIEGVMMRAPNKFVIAVRQPNGIIAVKRDDIKLDSNKILKKPILRGLIGLYDALVLGIKALNFSAEKAMPDEFEKEGQSSKLETFFSMGLGLLLGILLFLYLPLQLTELSKKLFPIVEHSFLVFNFVDGVIRIIFFVLYLLIISQMKDIKRVFSYHGAEHKCIFTYEQGQELTIENARKMSRFHPRCGTSFLLIVLIVSIFVFSLIPKDSHFLIKLSSRIIFMPLIAGISYEILKLSGRYADNFIVKILIAPGLWLQHITTREPDDSMLEVAIVSIKEALRKDDDETYQKPENVEYCN from the coding sequence ATGAGTGAAAAAAAGAAAAATATAGGAGGGCAGGCTGTCATAGAAGGTGTTATGATGAGAGCACCGAATAAGTTTGTTATAGCTGTCCGCCAGCCTAATGGCATAATTGCAGTTAAAAGAGATGATATAAAGCTTGATTCCAATAAAATATTAAAGAAACCTATTCTTCGTGGATTAATAGGTCTTTATGATGCATTAGTATTAGGAATAAAAGCATTGAATTTTTCAGCAGAGAAAGCAATGCCTGATGAATTTGAAAAAGAGGGTCAATCATCTAAATTAGAAACTTTTTTTTCAATGGGTTTAGGTTTGCTTTTAGGTATATTATTATTTTTATATCTTCCGTTACAGCTTACTGAATTATCTAAAAAACTGTTTCCTATTGTTGAGCATTCTTTTTTAGTGTTTAATTTTGTAGACGGTGTTATAAGAATAATATTTTTTGTGCTTTATTTGTTAATAATATCTCAAATGAAAGATATAAAAAGAGTTTTTTCTTATCACGGAGCAGAACATAAGTGCATATTTACTTATGAACAGGGTCAGGAGTTAACAATTGAAAATGCAAGAAAAATGAGTAGATTTCACCCAAGATGTGGCACAAGTTTTCTGCTTATTGTGTTAATTGTTTCTATTTTTGTATTTTCATTAATCCCAAAAGATTCTCATTTTTTAATAAAACTTTCTTCACGGATTATTTTTATGCCGCTTATAGCAGGCATTAGCTATGAAATACTTAAATTAAGCGGCAGGTATGCAGATAATTTTATAGTAAAAATATTAATAGCACCGGGGCTTTGGCTTCAACATATTACTACAAGAGAGCCAGATGATTCCATGCTTGAAGTTGCTATTGTATCTATTAAAGAGGCTTTAAGAAAAGATGATGATGAAACATATCAAAAGCCTGAAAATGTGGAATATTGTAATTAA
- a CDS encoding DUF6020 family protein — MKMFFKANNLLILKIILTIYTLYSLKYFYRLKHIESEFYMNMTFIFIIAAVYLLINYAVNLLKNGIDRRLLIISLIVGLYFAFAAVLGAYYEGAVKGERYAEVLDFTLNDFTNSMIYIPAIWFLFSSCIFFIYIQIPKMYNNYINQNSSYTEMPKMFNSIYKIWLFIFICWLPYFILLYPGYLYWDAGSQISQLFTGRFNTHHPILTTLYMYFIYIYYKISNNGILSIALFIIIFQMIPLSFIYAYMINKLNKIYNVNKMTVVFLILFAALYPVNPVISIIVEKGILFIFFLILFIVKIIELVENIELKGQKKYFIQLIIIGIILCLSRNNVIYGFIIVMPIMLLFAKRYRKYIFVSFAGIFIGYILLNTAIIKITGANKGEFRESMSMPIQQLARVYKYHKDTLNADEIKFIEKIVKNKNDLNNYLPKRADNVKNYTNSHFFKTKEFITGYM, encoded by the coding sequence ATGAAAATGTTTTTTAAAGCAAATAATTTATTAATTTTAAAAATAATATTAACAATATATACATTGTATTCATTAAAATATTTTTATCGTTTAAAGCATATAGAATCAGAATTTTATATGAATATGACATTCATATTTATTATTGCAGCAGTTTATTTATTGATTAATTATGCAGTAAATTTATTAAAAAATGGAATAGATAGAAGATTACTTATAATATCTTTAATAGTGGGTTTATATTTTGCATTTGCTGCAGTGCTTGGAGCATATTATGAAGGAGCTGTAAAAGGTGAAAGGTATGCTGAAGTGTTAGATTTTACACTTAATGACTTTACAAACTCAATGATATATATTCCAGCTATATGGTTTTTATTTTCAAGCTGCATATTTTTTATCTATATTCAAATCCCAAAAATGTATAATAATTATATAAACCAAAATAGTTCATATACAGAAATGCCAAAAATGTTTAATTCTATATATAAAATATGGCTTTTTATTTTTATTTGCTGGCTGCCGTATTTTATTTTACTGTATCCCGGATATTTATATTGGGATGCAGGTTCGCAAATATCTCAGTTATTTACAGGCAGATTTAATACTCATCATCCTATACTAACTACATTATATATGTATTTTATATACATATATTATAAAATATCAAATAACGGTATATTAAGTATAGCTTTATTTATAATTATTTTTCAAATGATACCGTTATCTTTTATTTATGCTTATATGATAAATAAATTAAATAAGATATATAATGTAAATAAAATGACAGTTGTATTTTTAATATTATTTGCTGCATTATATCCTGTTAATCCTGTAATATCCATTATAGTTGAAAAAGGAATATTATTTATATTTTTTTTAATATTATTTATTGTTAAAATAATAGAATTAGTTGAAAATATAGAGCTAAAAGGGCAGAAAAAATATTTTATACAGCTTATTATTATAGGAATTATACTATGCCTTTCAAGGAATAATGTTATTTATGGATTTATTATTGTTATGCCAATTATGTTACTGTTTGCAAAAAGGTATAGAAAATATATATTTGTATCATTTGCAGGTATTTTTATTGGATATATACTTTTAAATACTGCAATTATTAAAATAACAGGTGCAAATAAAGGTGAATTTAGAGAAAGTATGTCTATGCCTATACAACAGCTTGCAAGAGTTTATAAATATCATAAAGATACATTAAATGCAGATGAAATTAAATTTATTGAAAAAATTGTAAAAAATAAAAATGATTTGAATAATTATCTGCCAAAAAGAGCTGATAATGTAAAAAACTACACAAATTCACACTTTTTTAAGACAAAAGAATTTATAACAGGTTATATGTAG
- the thyX gene encoding FAD-dependent thymidylate synthase, with amino-acid sequence MQKNTELKVELLQHNAEPEMIAALAAKLCYSGAELSDLQKKVSSAEQTDFIQKLIGMGHFSVFEHISFSFGIEGVSRALTHQLVRHRLASYSQKSQRYVKAGAEFPYIIPHTIKNNSEALEIFNNAMSQIAECYNKLSALDIPSEDARYVLPNACETKIIVTMNARELLHFFALRLCNRAQWEIRELSDKMLALCYDTAPAVFEKAGPGCCNKGCTEGKFTCGQAALVRKRIAALKKH; translated from the coding sequence ATGCAAAAAAATACAGAATTAAAAGTAGAACTCTTGCAGCATAATGCAGAGCCAGAAATGATAGCAGCACTGGCAGCTAAACTTTGCTACTCTGGAGCAGAGCTTTCTGATTTGCAGAAAAAAGTGTCTAGTGCGGAGCAGACTGATTTTATACAAAAATTAATTGGTATGGGTCATTTTTCTGTTTTTGAGCATATTTCCTTTTCATTTGGCATAGAGGGTGTATCTCGTGCATTAACTCATCAGCTTGTCCGCCACAGGCTTGCAAGCTATTCACAGAAATCTCAGCGTTATGTTAAAGCAGGAGCTGAATTTCCATATATTATACCGCACACTATTAAGAATAACAGTGAAGCTCTTGAAATTTTTAATAATGCTATGAGCCAGATAGCAGAATGTTATAATAAACTTTCTGCCCTTGATATTCCATCAGAAGATGCAAGGTATGTGCTGCCTAATGCATGTGAAACAAAAATTATTGTTACAATGAATGCAAGAGAGCTTTTACATTTTTTTGCATTAAGGTTATGTAACAGAGCTCAGTGGGAAATAAGAGAGCTTTCTGATAAAATGCTTGCTTTATGTTATGATACAGCACCTGCTGTATTTGAAAAAGCAGGTCCCGGCTGTTGTAATAAAGGCTGCACGGAAGGAAAATTTACCTGCGGTCAGGCTGCACTTGTTCGCAAGCGTATAGCTGCTCTTAAAAAACATTAG
- the hisG gene encoding ATP phosphoribosyltransferase, whose amino-acid sequence MSNTIRVALPKGRLAEETLELFIKKGICRDDVVDFDSRKLIFTDEENDISFLLIRNTDIPAYVEYGAADFGVAGKDVLAESKSPLYEFMDLGFGFCRLCSAGIAGRDNSYRQNMKIATKYPHITKEYFAKKGIMVDIIKLYGSIELAPIAGLSDLIVDLVSTGETMRKNGLCEVETIMESTARLVANKSLSRAKHVRIKEILNLLEQ is encoded by the coding sequence ATGAGTAATACAATACGAGTAGCACTGCCAAAAGGCAGACTTGCGGAAGAAACTCTTGAATTATTTATAAAAAAAGGTATTTGTAGAGATGATGTTGTGGATTTTGATTCCAGAAAGCTTATTTTTACAGATGAAGAAAATGATATAAGTTTTTTATTAATTAGAAATACTGATATACCTGCTTATGTAGAATATGGGGCTGCTGATTTTGGTGTTGCAGGAAAAGATGTGCTTGCAGAAAGCAAAAGCCCTCTTTATGAGTTTATGGATTTAGGTTTTGGCTTTTGCAGGCTTTGTTCTGCAGGCATTGCAGGCAGAGATAATTCTTACAGGCAGAATATGAAAATAGCTACAAAATATCCACATATAACAAAAGAGTATTTTGCTAAAAAAGGTATTATGGTAGATATTATTAAACTTTACGGCTCAATAGAGCTTGCACCAATTGCAGGTCTTTCTGATTTGATTGTGGACTTAGTATCAACTGGAGAAACAATGCGGAAAAATGGCCTTTGTGAAGTGGAAACTATTATGGAATCAACTGCACGCCTTGTTGCAAATAAAAGTTTATCAAGAGCAAAGCATGTGCGAATAAAAGAAATTTTAAACTTACTGGAGCAATAA
- the murA gene encoding UDP-N-acetylglucosamine 1-carboxyvinyltransferase: MEKLIIESCPALHGEVVISGAKNSSLPILAATILAAGRYHISNIPALRDINTMFKLLKNAGIESSFENNSAVLINNDTEDFEAPYELVKTMRASILVLGPLLAKKGKAKVSLPGGCAIGERPVDLHIAALEKMGAKIEVKDGYIFAECEKLTGIEIIFDKVTVTGTENIMMAAAIAEGTTILKNAAQEPEVQDLADFLRKMGAEIEGDGTNTITIHGVSNLHSADHQVMADRIEAGTFLCAVAGAGGDITLKKCPVYALDAVIEKLRLAGLEVNIIDNETINAKMNGKIKAVNVQTAPYPAFPTDMQAQFMAVMLKSDGVSVINESIFENRFMHVPELKRMGADISLNDSNAVVKGVTAFSGAPVMASDLRASAGLVIAALMADHTSSVHRIYHLDRGYEGFEKKLNSLGAKIVRTEDNE, from the coding sequence ATGGAAAAACTGATTATAGAAAGCTGTCCAGCATTACATGGCGAGGTGGTAATAAGCGGTGCAAAAAATTCATCACTGCCTATTCTTGCTGCAACTATTTTAGCAGCAGGCAGATACCATATAAGCAATATTCCAGCTTTAAGAGATATAAACACAATGTTTAAACTTCTTAAAAATGCTGGTATAGAGTCCAGTTTTGAAAATAACAGTGCTGTTTTAATAAATAATGATACAGAAGATTTTGAAGCACCTTATGAGCTTGTGAAAACAATGCGTGCATCTATTTTAGTATTAGGTCCGCTGCTTGCAAAAAAAGGCAAAGCAAAAGTATCACTTCCCGGAGGATGTGCAATTGGAGAAAGACCAGTTGATTTGCATATTGCAGCTCTTGAAAAAATGGGTGCAAAAATAGAAGTAAAAGATGGTTATATATTTGCTGAATGTGAAAAATTAACAGGCATAGAAATAATATTTGATAAAGTAACAGTTACAGGCACAGAAAATATTATGATGGCGGCAGCAATAGCTGAAGGAACAACAATATTAAAAAATGCTGCACAAGAGCCAGAAGTGCAGGATTTAGCAGATTTTCTTCGTAAAATGGGTGCTGAAATTGAAGGTGATGGAACAAATACAATTACTATACATGGAGTTTCTAACCTCCACAGTGCAGACCATCAAGTTATGGCAGATAGAATTGAAGCAGGCACATTTTTATGTGCTGTAGCAGGTGCAGGCGGCGATATTACATTAAAAAAATGTCCTGTATATGCTCTTGATGCTGTAATAGAAAAACTTCGCCTTGCAGGTCTTGAAGTAAATATTATTGATAATGAAACAATTAATGCAAAAATGAATGGTAAAATAAAAGCAGTAAATGTGCAGACAGCACCATATCCTGCTTTTCCAACTGATATGCAGGCTCAATTTATGGCAGTAATGCTTAAAAGTGACGGGGTATCAGTTATAAATGAGTCTATTTTTGAAAACAGATTTATGCATGTTCCAGAGCTTAAAAGAATGGGAGCAGATATATCATTAAATGATTCAAATGCAGTAGTAAAAGGTGTGACAGCTTTCAGTGGTGCACCAGTTATGGCATCTGATTTAAGAGCCAGTGCAGGGCTTGTTATAGCTGCACTTATGGCAGACCATACAAGCTCAGTGCATAGAATATATCATTTAGACAGGGGTTATGAAGGTTTTGAAAAGAAACTTAACAGCCTTGGTGCAAAAATAGTCAGGACAGAAGATAATGAGTAA
- the rplM gene encoding 50S ribosomal protein L13, translating into MKSTWAKPGSFEQKWYLYDAENVILGRLASKIAMTLMGKNKPIYTPSIDTGDFVVVVNAEKIATTGKFKPKDKKYYWHTGYLGGIKERSYAEMMDRKPEEVLRLAVERMLPKTTLGRKMIKKLKIYAGAEHPHAAQMPVKVDM; encoded by the coding sequence ATGAAATCAACATGGGCTAAGCCGGGTTCCTTTGAACAAAAATGGTATCTTTATGATGCAGAAAATGTTATATTAGGCAGACTGGCTTCTAAAATTGCTATGACCCTTATGGGAAAAAACAAACCTATCTATACACCATCTATAGATACTGGTGATTTTGTTGTTGTTGTTAATGCTGAAAAAATTGCTACAACAGGTAAATTTAAACCAAAAGATAAAAAATATTACTGGCACACAGGCTATCTTGGTGGTATTAAAGAACGCTCTTATGCTGAAATGATGGATAGAAAACCAGAAGAAGTTCTTCGTCTTGCAGTGGAAAGAATGCTTCCTAAAACTACTCTTGGTCGTAAAATGATAAAAAAATTAAAAATTTATGCAGGTGCAGAGCATCCTCATGCAGCTCAAATGCCTGTAAAAGTAGATATGTAG
- the rpmE gene encoding 50S ribosomal protein L31: protein MKQGIHPDYHEVVFKCACGAEHKTRSTTTKTSIAICSNCHPFYTGKQKFVDTAGRVEKFMRKYEQAQKQADKKGKK, encoded by the coding sequence ATGAAACAAGGAATTCATCCAGATTATCATGAAGTAGTATTTAAATGTGCATGCGGAGCAGAGCATAAAACTCGTTCTACTACTACTAAAACATCTATTGCAATCTGCTCTAACTGCCACCCATTTTACACAGGCAAACAAAAATTTGTTGATACTGCCGGCAGAGTTGAAAAATTTATGCGTAAATACGAACAGGCACAAAAACAAGCAGATAAAAAAGGCAAAAAATAG
- a CDS encoding GtrA family protein: MNFISNIIYFFMNKEFMIFLLIGFFNTLFAMILTYSMYNLLHSGYYISSFTGTFSAAVLGFFLNRRITFSSNCKIFSSMVKFFTIILLSYIVSFTLSHKLFLYIFTALNFDLSVSIIEQTAILFAQIIFTLLNFAGQKLWTFKNRGRI, encoded by the coding sequence ATGAATTTTATAAGTAATATTATTTATTTCTTTATGAATAAAGAATTTATGATTTTTCTTTTAATAGGTTTTTTTAATACCCTTTTTGCAATGATATTAACTTATTCAATGTATAATTTGCTGCATTCAGGGTATTATATATCTTCATTTACAGGCACATTTAGTGCAGCAGTGCTGGGGTTTTTCTTAAATAGAAGGATTACATTTTCATCAAATTGTAAAATATTTTCATCAATGGTGAAATTTTTTACAATTATATTATTAAGTTATATTGTATCATTTACACTATCTCATAAATTATTTTTATATATTTTTACTGCATTAAATTTTGATTTATCAGTAAGTATTATAGAGCAGACAGCAATATTATTTGCTCAAATTATTTTTACATTGCTGAACTTTGCAGGTCAAAAACTGTGGACATTTAAAAACAGGGGCAGAATTTAA
- the rpsI gene encoding 30S ribosomal protein S9, producing the protein MSNYNYGTGRRKTSVSRVFIKPGKGDIKINNKTLEEYFERMTLRQIVLQPLALLNQEGKFDLYITVAGGGKSGQAGAVRHGLARALEQFNPEFRSEMKKAGFMTRDSRMVERKKYGKPKARKSDQYSKR; encoded by the coding sequence ATGTCTAACTATAACTACGGAACAGGTAGAAGAAAAACATCAGTTTCTCGTGTTTTTATCAAACCGGGAAAAGGTGATATTAAAATCAATAATAAAACACTTGAAGAATACTTTGAGCGTATGACACTTCGTCAAATAGTTTTACAGCCACTTGCTTTATTAAATCAAGAAGGTAAATTTGATTTATATATTACAGTAGCAGGTGGTGGTAAATCAGGTCAGGCTGGTGCAGTTCGTCATGGTCTTGCAAGAGCTTTAGAACAATTTAACCCAGAATTTCGTTCTGAAATGAAAAAAGCAGGCTTTATGACAAGGGATTCTCGTATGGTTGAAAGAAAAAAATATGGGAAACCAAAAGCAAGAAAAAGCGACCAATACTCAAAACGCTAA
- the prfA gene encoding peptide chain release factor 1, translating to MYDKLEEVAARYDELTAILSDPEILKDQNAFAKYSKEHAEKRPIVETFLRLREVKQSLEDAYEILKGDDKELKELAEMEIEESKETIPALEHELKLLLLPKDPYADKNIYLEIRAGTGGDEASLFAANLFRMYTRYAELNRWKFEIVEMNETGVGGYKEIIAAIRGKSVYSKLKYESGGHRVQRIPDTESSGRIHTSACTVAVLPEADDVEVQIEPKDLRIDVYRSGGAGGQHVNTTDSAVRITHLPTNIVVTCQDERSQIKNKEKAMKLLKSRLLEEEIRKAENERSEERRLQVGSGDRSERIRTYNFPQNRLTDHRINLTVYSLDKVMEGELEDILEALASYDQAERLKSAGL from the coding sequence ATGTATGATAAATTAGAGGAAGTAGCTGCACGGTATGACGAATTAACTGCCATACTTTCTGACCCTGAAATATTAAAAGACCAGAATGCTTTTGCAAAATATTCAAAAGAGCATGCAGAAAAACGACCTATTGTAGAAACTTTTTTAAGATTAAGAGAAGTAAAGCAGTCATTAGAAGATGCTTATGAAATATTAAAAGGTGATGATAAAGAATTAAAAGAGCTTGCAGAAATGGAAATAGAGGAATCAAAAGAGACTATTCCTGCTTTAGAGCATGAATTAAAACTTCTTCTTTTACCAAAAGACCCTTATGCAGATAAAAACATATATCTTGAAATAAGGGCAGGCACAGGCGGCGATGAAGCATCACTTTTTGCTGCAAATCTTTTTAGAATGTATACAAGATATGCAGAGCTTAATAGATGGAAATTTGAAATTGTTGAAATGAATGAAACAGGTGTTGGCGGTTATAAAGAGATAATTGCTGCAATTCGTGGCAAATCTGTATACAGCAAGTTAAAATATGAAAGCGGCGGTCATCGTGTGCAGCGTATTCCAGATACAGAATCTTCCGGCAGAATACATACTTCTGCATGCACTGTTGCAGTTCTTCCTGAAGCAGATGATGTGGAAGTGCAGATTGAACCAAAAGATTTGCGTATTGATGTATACCGCTCAGGTGGTGCAGGTGGTCAGCATGTAAATACTACTGATTCAGCAGTTCGTATTACTCACCTGCCTACAAATATAGTGGTTACATGTCAGGATGAAAGAAGCCAGATAAAAAATAAAGAAAAGGCTATGAAGTTATTGAAGTCAAGACTTTTAGAAGAAGAAATCAGGAAAGCAGAAAATGAGCGTTCTGAAGAAAGAAGACTTCAGGTTGGCTCAGGAGACCGCTCTGAAAGAATAAGAACATATAACTTTCCACAAAACAGGCTTACAGACCACAGGATAAATTTAACAGTATACAGCCTTGATAAAGTTATGGAAGGCGAACTGGAAGATATTTTAGAAGCATTGGCATCTTATGATCAGGCTGAAAGATTAAAAAGTGCTGGATTATAA
- the prmC gene encoding peptide chain release factor N(5)-glutamine methyltransferase yields the protein MIVKSFIKRAEKYNLPVSQVYDLISFMLGIDYSKAKYAHNKEIDNEKAEYVLSLLEKREPAAYITGRREFYGREFIINHNTLIPRVETEILIEEVIKRYRRAENIELIDICSGSGAIGLTLMQELNISFLTLLDIDDKALEVSKQNADKFNITKNIEFVCSDILNYTTKQKYDIVVCNPPYISENEYDLLQEEVKKEPYHALVADDNGLIFYKKILSNFENLCKSNGIIFFEIGAYQAGSICDYAAECNLYAECVKDYINNDRVIVVKNSKRGI from the coding sequence TTGATTGTCAAAAGCTTTATAAAAAGGGCAGAAAAATATAATCTGCCTGTTTCTCAAGTTTATGATTTAATATCCTTTATGCTTGGTATAGATTATTCTAAGGCAAAGTATGCTCATAATAAAGAAATAGATAATGAAAAGGCAGAATATGTATTATCGCTTCTTGAAAAAAGAGAGCCTGCTGCATATATAACAGGCAGGCGTGAGTTTTACGGCAGAGAGTTTATTATAAACCATAACACTCTTATACCGCGGGTAGAAACTGAGATATTAATTGAAGAAGTAATTAAAAGATACAGACGGGCAGAAAATATAGAGCTTATAGATATATGTTCTGGAAGCGGAGCAATAGGTTTAACTTTAATGCAGGAGCTTAATATATCTTTTTTAACACTTTTAGATATAGATGATAAAGCACTTGAAGTATCAAAACAAAATGCAGATAAATTTAATATTACAAAAAATATAGAATTTGTATGCAGTGATATATTAAACTATACTACTAAACAAAAATATGATATAGTAGTCTGCAATCCTCCATATATATCAGAAAATGAATATGATTTATTGCAGGAAGAAGTAAAAAAAGAGCCTTATCATGCCTTAGTTGCAGATGATAATGGGCTGATTTTTTATAAAAAAATATTGAGTAATTTTGAAAATTTGTGTAAAAGTAACGGAATAATATTTTTTGAAATAGGGGCATATCAGGCAGGCAGTATTTGTGATTATGCTGCTGAATGTAACCTTTATGCAGAGTGTGTGAAAGATTACATTAATAATGACAGAGTAATTGTAGTTAAAAACAGTAAAAGAGGTATTTAA
- the rplS gene encoding 50S ribosomal protein L19 produces MKNKIIEAVESEYMAKVVPSFRSGDTVRVNFRIVEGNKERVQPYEGVVIKIHRGGVGSTFTVRKVVGDVGVERTFPLYSPRIDSIELKRSGRVRRAKLFYLRALRGKATRIRERKKGF; encoded by the coding sequence ATGAAAAACAAAATCATCGAGGCGGTTGAGTCAGAATATATGGCGAAAGTTGTGCCATCGTTCCGCTCAGGCGATACTGTTCGTGTGAACTTCCGCATCGTAGAAGGTAACAAAGAGCGTGTTCAGCCTTATGAAGGCGTTGTTATCAAAATCCATAGAGGAGGAGTAGGCAGCACTTTTACAGTTCGTAAAGTTGTTGGTGATGTTGGTGTAGAAAGAACTTTCCCATTATATTCACCAAGAATAGACAGCATTGAGCTTAAAAGAAGTGGTCGTGTTCGCAGGGCTAAACTTTTCTATCTCCGTGCATTACGCGGTAAAGCTACTCGCATTAGAGAAAGAAAAAAAGGTTTCTAA